Proteins co-encoded in one Medicago truncatula cultivar Jemalong A17 chromosome 8, MtrunA17r5.0-ANR, whole genome shotgun sequence genomic window:
- the LOC25500815 gene encoding uncharacterized protein, with protein sequence MEYASKFVERAVDVVLDLTVRHVGYIFYYKDNVSELNNLVEKLSLERKRLEHRVDEAEDNLGITESNVAAWLQKVDKTRTETEEFQDDEGHTKTRFSSGLFHYLRNRHRLGRKAKKMAVDVKLLIDESKFDGVSYQQKPTSMHAALFNDGYVEFGSRTCTIERIMEKLEDSTARMIGVHGPGGVGKSTLIKEIVKKAQVKKLFNVAVIVEINDNPNLRKIQEEIAYVLGLNLEGEGETVRADRLRRRLKKERENTLVVMDDLWDRIDLNKIGIPFDDDMDDDSSRLKIEDMKDPNFTMVKKGKSPGDYKGCKVLLTSRDRKVLSDKMDVKSVFCVRELDDKESLMLFKEEAGIHAEMSTFKQEIVKKYCAGIPMAIVTVARALRNKSESVWEATLEKLKKEELSGVQKSMEISVKMSYDHLESEELRSIFLLCAQMGHQQLIMDLVKYCFGLGILEGVYTLREARDRVYASIQKLKDSSLMLDCSSNDHFNMHDMVQDAALSIAHKEKNVFALRNGKLDDWPDKDILERCSAISIRNCDIIDELPKVIHCPQLKFFQIDSNDPSLKIPENFFVGMEKLRILILTGFHLSCLPSSIKFLLNLRMLCLERCALGENLSIVGELKKLRILSFSGSQIENLPAELGFLDKLQLFDISDCSIMKGVSPNFISRLTCLEELYIRKSLIKVVVDGEPNQSQISFLSQLKHLHQLRVVDLCIPSAAVLPRDLFFDRLTDYKIVIGDFKMLSVGDFRMPNKYKALRSLALLTDGTDIHAQKGIKLLFERVENLLLGELNGVQNAFYELNLNGFPDLKHLSIINNNGIEYIVKSIELLNPQNVFLNLESLCLYKLRKIKMLCYTPVTDASFAKLKTIKVKMCTQMKTLFSFYMVKFLASLETIDVSECDSLEEIVVKEGQANFNKVEFNKLRSLTLQSLPLFTSFYTCVEMPSTEEQITKRDHIEITVAEDDHSVMDPLSLFGELIEIPNLESLKLSSIKSHRIWRDRPLSNFCFHNLIKLTVNDCYNLKYLCSLSVASNFKKLKGLFISDCGMMEKIFITEGNSIDKVCIFPKLEEIHLTKLNRLQDIWQVEVGADSFSSLISVHIEECNKLDKIFPSHMTGWFGSLDSLKVINCMSVEVIFEIKDFQQMDASRMDTNLQLIVVEQLLNLKQVWDRDPQGILRFKNLRNIKVLNCNQLGYVLPASVAKDLKRLEGISLNICDRMEEIVAWDDGPQTRLVFPEVTFMKLYGLPKVKRFYKEGHIECPKLKQLAVDFCEKLDMFTAETTNEERQAVFLAEKVISNLEFMEIGLKEALWLKSNKWKYRMDCMKELSLRLLESIELLYWFLDRMPNLERLNLLFPYTLEELVPSENIAPQERLGTVLQLKTLYLRSSVIKDLGFDRDPLLQRLEHLLLLDCHSLVTLAPSSLSLTHLTYLEVNSCRGLMNLMAISTAKSMAQLAKMKVIECSVQELVTNEGNEEDRVIEVVFSKLVFLELVRLENLTSFCSYKNCEFKFPSLEILIVRDCLKMETFTVGQTTAPKLQNIHTIGGEEEEKQYWEGDLNSTIQKVFKDKIFFRYTEKLNLYDHPELLEQVWHCSDLVHEYMFHNLTSLVVSQCNNLVHVIPSHLLPCFDNLEELHVTRCSAVKVIFNINDARATKAMGTFRLKKLFFSDLPILEHVWDKDPEGNFCLQVLQEMNVFECDTLKYLFPASVAKDLTRLELLRVTRCKELVEIFSEDEIPAEGATKELMFPSLTSLYIIKLPALKYFYRGLHKLEWPMLKELHAYRCNLVILECQEDHPEEQALVPVEKIPSMKHLSFGIGDTEVTWNPKSCKLQFEKLECFQQESDSVLYRFLGMLPIIRKLEFRYGLLEELFSAERPNADYTRFLLHLKEIELNKIFNLNSIGLEHSWLHPILENLQTLEVRRCYRLINLVPDMVSFSSLTYLDVSICSGMLYLFTSSTAKSLCRLKVMKIESCESMQEILSTEGDESGEDKKLIFEDLQTLFLKDLSKLRCFYPGKFSLCFPSLEKVSLIQCIWMKTFSPVNMIDPTKLSSGVTFIKDKTPQWEGDLNATIRKRFEEEISGYAPKGTVVSLFDEPVLQDVWHGLPVPQSCFGNLEELIVDGCQFLSEVLPSNLLPFLTKMEKLAVRNCSSVKTIFDVRRITEDRKMKTKGPALMPFPFSLKVLTLEQLPNLENVWNEDPHGILTIELLKQVYVDDCKGLISLFPASVAKDLVKLEDLHVKHCEELMVIVAENNAYPKGTILESFASHEVDASDEVEKIIFEELQALYLKDLHELKCFYSGNFTLCFPSLEHVFVINCHKMETFCPGTINAHKLLEVKFQDISDAVPLEIDLNSTIQKEFLAQADPNNSVRP encoded by the exons ATGGAGTATGCATCCAAATTTGTAGAAAGAGCTGTCGATGTTGTGTTGGACCTGACTGTTCGGCATGTGGGTTACATCTTCTATTACAAGGACAATGTTAGTGAACTAAACAATCTTGTTGAGAAGCTAAGTCTTGAAAGAAAGAGGCTGGAACATCGAGTAGATGAAGCTGAGGATAATCTAGGAATAACCGAAAGTAATGTTGCAGCTTGGCTTCAGAAAGTGGATAAAACTAGAACTGAAACGGAGGAGTTTCAAGATGATGAAGGCCACACGAAGACAAGGTTTTCCAGTGGTTTATTTCATTACCTGAGGAACAGACATAGACTAGGGAGAAAAGCAAAGAAGATGGCAGTGGATGTCAAGTTATTAATAGACGAGTCGAAGTTTGATGGAGTTTCCTATCAGCAAAAGCCAACATCTATGCATGCTGCTTTGTTTAATGATGGCTATGTAGAATTTGGTTCTAGAACATGCACAATTGAAAGGATAATGGAAAAACTAGAAGATTCTACAGCGAGAATGATTGGAGTGCATGGGCCAGGTGGTGTGGGTAAGAGcactttaatcaaagaaattgtTAAGAAAGCTCAAGTCAAGAAGTTGTTCAATGTGGCAGTTATAGTAGAAATAAATGACAATCCCAATCTGCGAAAAATCCAGGAAGAAATTGCGTACGTGTTAGGATTGAATTTGGAAGGGGAAGGTGAGACTGTGAGAGCAGATCGTCTAAGAAGGAGGTTAAAGAAAGAGAGGGAGAACACCCTTGTCGTCATGGATGACCTTTGGGACAGAATAGACTTGAATAAGATAGGGATTCCATTTGACGATGATATGGACGATGATTCAAGCCGTCTGAAAATTGAAGATATGAAAGATCCTAACTTCACAATGgtgaaaaaaggaaaatctcCTGGTGATTATAAAGGGTGTAAAGTTTTGCTAACTTCGAGAGATAGAAAAGTATTGTCTGATAAAATGGACGTCAAGTCAGTTTTCTGTGTAAGGGAATTAGATGATAAGGAATCTCTAATGTTGTTTAAGGAGGAGGCTGGAATACATGCTGAAATGTCCACATTTAAACAGGAGATTGTTAAGAAGTATTGTGCAGGGATACCCATGGCAATTGTTACTGTTGCAAGGGCATTAAGAAATAAGAGCGAGTCAGTGTGGGAAGCCACActtgaaaaacttaaaaaagagGAACTGAGTGGAGTGCAGAAATCTATGGAGATTTCTGTGAAGATGAGTTATGATCATCTAGAAAGTGAGGAGCTCCGGTCCATTTTCTTACTTTGTGCTCAAATGGGTCATCAACAATTAATTATGGACTTGGTGAAGTATTGCTTTGGATTGGGTATACTTGAAGGGGTCTATACGCTAAGAGAAGCCCGTGATAGAGTATATGCATCAATTCAAAAGCTAAAAGACTCGAGTTTGATGTTGGATTGTAGTTCCAATGATCATTTCAATATGCATGATATGGTTCAAGATGCCGCTTTGTCTATAGCACACAAGGAGAAAAATGTATTTGCTTTGAGAAATGGCAAATTAGATGACTGGCCGGACAAGGATATACTCGAGAGGTGTAGTGCTATCTCTATACGCAACTGTGATATCATTGACGAGCTTCCTAAAGTCATACATTGTCCTCAGCTTAAGTTCTTCCAAATTGACAGCAATGATCCTTCTTTGAAAATACCTGAGAATTTTTTTGTAGGAATGGAAAAACTCAGAATATTAATATTGACTGGTTTTCATTTATCGTGCTTACCATCTTCGATTAAATTCCTATTAAACCTCAGAATGCTTTGTTTGGAGCGGTGTGCTCTAGGTGAAAACTTATCCATCGTAGGAGAGctgaaaaaattaagaattctCAGCTTTTCTGGATCTCAAATTGAAAACTTGCCAGCTGAGTTAGGGTTCTTAGATAAGCTACAGTTATTTGACATCAGTGACTGTTCCATAATGAAGGGGGTTTCACCTAATTTTATATCAAGGTTGACATGTTTAGAAGAGTTGTATATAAGAAAGAGCTTGATCAAAGTGGTGGTTGATGGAGAGCCAAACCAAAGTcaaatttcatttctttctcAGTTAAAACATTTACACCAATTGAGGGTTGTAGACTTATGCATCCCGAGTGCTGCAGTTTTGCCTAGGGACTTGTTCTTTGACAGGTTAACTGATTACAAAATTGTGATTGGAGACTTCAAGATGCTTTCAGTTGGAGATTTCAGGATGCCAAATAAGTACAAAGCATTAAGATCTTTGGCATTGCTAACAGACGGCACTGACATTCACGCTCAGAAAGGGATAAAGTTGTTGTTTGAAAGAGTTGAAAATTTGTTGTTGGGAGAGCTAAATGGTGTTCAAAATGCATTTTACGAGTTGAATTTGAATGGATTTCCAGATCTCAAACATTTATCCATCATAAATAACAATGGCATTGAATATATTGTTAAGTCCATAGAGCTGCTCAATCCTCAGAATGTTTTTCTCAATTTGGAATCTCTATGCCTCTACAAACTGAGGAAGATAAAGATGCTGTGTTATACTCCAGTTACAGATGCCTCATTTGCCAAATTAAAAACCATCAAGGTCAAGATGTGTACCCAGATGAAGACTCTCTTCTCCTTTTACATGGTTAAATTTCTTGCTAGTCTAGAAACAATTGATGTTTCTGAATGTGATTCTTTGGAGGAGATTGTTGTTAAGGAAGGGCAAGCAAATTTTAATAAGGTTGAGTTTAATAAGCTACGCTCTTTAACACTACAATCGTTACCATTATTTACTAGTTTTTATACCTGTGTTGAGATGCCCTCTACAGAAGAGCAAATAACAAAAAGAGATCACATAGAAATTACTGTTGCAGAAGATGATCACAGTGTCATGGATCCCCTTTCACTCTTTGGTGAACTG ATTGAAATTCCAAACCTGGAGAGTTTGAAGTTATCCTCAATCAAAAGTCATAGGATATGGAGAGATCGGCCACTATCAAATTTCTGCTTTcacaatttaataaaattaactgTGAATGATTGCTATAACTTAAAATACTTATGTTCATTGTCTGTGGCTAGCaattttaagaaattgaaaGGCCTTTTTATAAGTGATTGTGGGATGATGGAGAAGATTTTTATCACTGAAGGAAACAGTATAGACAAG GTCTGCATCTTTCCTAAGTTGGAGGAAATCCACCTCACCAAACTGAATAGGTTGCAAGATATATGGCAAGTTGAAGTTGGCGCCGATTCCTTTTCTAGTCTCATTTCTGTGCATATTGAAGAGTGTAATAAACTTGACAAGATTTTTCCTAGTCACATGACAGGATGGTTTGGGAGTTTAGATAGCTTGAAGGTTATTAATTGCATGTCAGTGGAAGTGATTTTTGAAATCAAAGATTTTCAACAAATGGATGCATCTAGGATGGACACAAACTTGCAGCTTATTGTGGTAGAGCAACTACTAAACCTGAAGCAAGTATGGGACAGAGATCCACAAGGAATTCTTAGGTTCAAAAATCTGCGGAATATAaaggttttaaattgtaatCAGCTAGGCTATGTCTTGCCAGCTTCTGTGGCCAAAGATCTAAAAAGGCTTGAAGGCATTTCGCTAAATATTTGTGATAGAATGGAGGAAATTGTTGCTTGGGATGATGGACCACAAACACGATTAGTGTTTCCTGAAGTAACCTTCATGAAACTTTATGGCCTGCCAAAAGTTAAGCGTTTCTATAAGGAGGGACATATAGAATGTCCAAAACTGAAGCAGTTGGCTGTGGACTTTTGTGAGAAGCTGGACATGTTCACAGCAGAAACCACAAATGAAGAAAGACAAGCAGTTTTCTTAGCTGAAAAG GTAATTTCCAACTTGGAGTTCATGGAAATTGGCTTAAAGGAAGCATTGTGGTTAAAGAGCAACAAATGGAAGTACCGAATGGACTGTATGAAAGAGCTTAGCTTGCGCTTATTGGAGAGTATTGAACTTCTCTACTGGTTTCTGGACAGAATGCCTAATCTAGAAAGGCTAAACTTGCTTTTCCCTTATACGTTGGAAGAGTTAGTACCAAGTGAAAACATAGCACCACAAGAAAGATTGGGAACTGTATTACAGCTCAAGACATTGTATTTGCGGTCATCAGTGATAAAGGATCTAGGATTTGACCGAGACCCACTTCTACAAAGACTAGAGCATTTGCTCTTACTTGACTGCCACAGTTTGGTCACTTTAGCACCTTCCTCTCTATCTTTGACTCACTTAACATATTTGGAAGTAAACTCTTGTCGTGGATTAATGAATTTAATGGCAATCTCAACAGCTAAAAGCATGGCTCAACTTGCAAAAATGAAGGTAATCGAATGTAGCGTACAGGAATTGGTAACCAATGAGGGAAATGAAGAAGACAGAGTGATTGAAGTTGTATTTAGCAAATTGGTATTTTTAGAGCTGGTAAGATTAGAAAACCTTACAAGTTTCTGCAGCTACAAGAACTGTGAATTTAAATTTCCATCATTGGAAATATTGATTGTGAGAGATTGCCTCAAAATGGAAACATTCACTGTGGGTCAGACAACAGCACCAAAGCTACAAAATATACACACCATTGGaggagaagaggaagagaaacaATATTGGGAAGGTGACTTGAATTCCACTATACAGAAAGTTTTCAAAGACAAG ATTTTTTTCAGATATACAGAGAAACTGAACCTTTATGATCATCCTGAATTATTAGAACAAGTATGGCATTGCAGTGATTTGGTGCATGAGTACATGTTTCACAACTTGACATCTTTGGTGGTATCACAATGTAACAATCTAGTGCACGTAATTCCATCTCATTTACTTCCTTGCTTTGATAATTTGGAGGAGTTACACGTAACGAGGTGCAGTGCTGTGaaagtcatatttaatataaatgatGCAAGGGCCACAAAAGCAATGGGAACATTTCGcttgaaaaaattgtttttttctgaTCTACCAATCCTGGAGCATGTATGGGACAAAGACCCTGAAGGAAATTTTTGCCTTCAAGTGCTACAAGAAATGAATGTTTTTGAATGTGATACCCTTAAATATTTGTTTCCTGCATCGGTGGCTAAAGATCTTACTAGACTTGAGCTGCTTAGAGTAACACGCTGTAAAGAGTTGGTAGAAATATTTTCAGAGGATGAAATACCTGCAGAAGGAGCAACAAAAGAGTTAATGTTTCCTTCTCTGACCTCATTGTACATAATAAAATTGCCAGCGCTCAAATACTTTTATCGTGGTTTACATAAGCTAGAATGGCCCATGCTAAAAGAATTGCATGCATATCGGTGTAACTTAGTGATACTCGAATGTCAAGAAGATCATCCAGAGGAGCAAGCCCTTGTTCCAGTTGAAAAG ATTCCTAGTATGAAGCATTTATCATTTGGTATTGGAGACACCGAGGTTACATGGAATCCGAAGTCTTGTAAATTACAATTTGAAAAACTGGAATGCTTTCAACAAGAGTCAGATAGTGTTCTATATCGGTTCCTTGGCATGTTACCCATTATAAGAAAGTTGGAATTCAGATATGGTTTACTTGAAGAGTTGTTCTCTGCTGAAAGACCTAATGCTGATTACACAAGATTCCTCTTGCACCTCAAAGAAATAGAGTTAAATAAGATTTTTAATCTCAACTCCATTGGTTTAGAGCACTCTTGGCTACACCCCATTCTTGAAAATCTCCAAACATTAGAAGTAAGACGCTGCTATCGTTTAATAAACTTGGTACCAGACATGGTATCTTTCTCCAGCCTCACATATTTGGATGTAAGTATATGTAGTGGAATGCTATATCTGTTTACATCGTCAACAGCCAAAAGTCTGTGCCGACTCAAAGTAATGAAGATAGAATCGTGTGAATCAATGCAAGAGATATTGTCCACAGAGGGGGATGAATCAGGTGAAGataaaaagttaatatttgAGGACCTCCAGACTTTGTTTCTAAAAGATTTATCAAAGCTAAGGTGCTTTTACCCTGGGAAGTTTTCCTTGTGCTTTCCATCCTTGGAGAAAGTGTCCTTGATTCAATGCATCTGGATGAAAACTTTCAGTCCAGTCAACATGATAGATCCGACCAAATTGTCTTCTGGAGTTACATTCATCAAAGATAAAACCCCACAATGGGAAGGTGATCTGAATGCTACAATACGCAAGAGGTTTGAGGAAGAG ATTTCTGGTTATGCACCAAAAGGAACTGTTGTGAGTCTCTTTGATGAACCAGTACTACAGGATGTATGGCATGGCTTGCCAGTCCCACAATCTTGCTTTGGAAATTTGGAGGAATTAATTGTGGACGGGTGCCAATTTTTATCCGAAGTACTACCATCCAATTTACTTCCTTTCTtaacaaaaatggaaaaattggCAGTTCGAAATTGTAGTTCTGTGAAAACCATATTTGATGTGAGACGTATAACAGAAGACAGAAAAATGAAAACCAAGGGACCAGCCCTGATGCCCTTCCCTTTTTCCCTGAAGGTATTGACTTTAGAGCAGTTGCCAAATTTGGAGAATGTTTGGAATGAAGATCCTCATGGAATTCTAACAATTGAACTTCTAAAACAAGTATATGTTGATGACTGTAAAGGCCTTATAAGTTTGTTCCCAGCCTCAGTAGCCAAAGATCTTGTGAAACTTGAAGATCTACACGTGAAACACTGTGAAGAGCTGATGGTTATTGTTGCAGAGAATAATGCATATCCCAAAGGAACAATTTTGGAGAGTTTTGCATCTCATGAAGTTGATGCATCGGATGAGGTTGAAAAGATAATATTTGAGGAGCTCCAGGCTTTGTATCTTAAAGATTTACATGAACTCAAGTGCTTTTATTCAGGGAATTTTACTCTGTGTTTTCCATCCTTGGAGCACGTGTTTGTAATCAACTGTCACAAAATGGAAACTTTCTGTCCAGGTACCATCAATGCACACAAGTTGTTGGAAGTTAAATTTCAGGATATCTCAGATGCTGTCCCATTGGAAATTGACCTCAATTCTACCATACAGAAGGAGTTTCTGGCACAA GCTGACCCAAATAACTCGGTTAGACCATAA